One window of Drosophila busckii strain San Diego stock center, stock number 13000-0081.31 chromosome 3L, ASM1175060v1, whole genome shotgun sequence genomic DNA carries:
- the LOC108599624 gene encoding arylsulfatase B isoform X1, with product MRIVILSTLLLLLHVANGTASTTNSTSNKLPNIIIIMADDMGFDDVSFRGGREILTPNIDALAFHGRLLDRLYAPAMCTPSRSSLLSGKYPIHTGTQHFVISNEEPWGLPLNVTLMPKIFRDAGYSTNLIGKWHLGFARSEYTPTQRGFDYHYGYWGGFIDYYQRRSKMPKNYSMGYDFRRNLELECAERGVYMTDLLTNEAERVINEKSEKQQPLFLVLSHLAPHTANADEPLQALEEELGKFQHIKNPNRRKYAAMVSRLDHSVGRIISALAKAEQLENSIVIFYSDNGAPSAGMFANSGSNWPLRGQKNSPWEGGVRVAGAIWSPLLQARGQLFTQPFYVGDFLPTLAHAAGIELSESLQLDGINLWPQLAGAKDAPHVPREILHSLDDIWSVSSLSLGQWKYVNGTTSAGQYDQVLTYRELDEVDPRHRRYTVELRNSPVSKALAHYDLQRLTQARIQTQLKSATVRCGDMQRGCNALIEECLFDISVDPCESNNLVYSSRHSEILLALRQRVQQLRKSAWTPANQPSAPYSDPSLHQCAWETFDVIKQESVPLVCDYNGNPCESIWGGQF from the exons ATGCGCATCGTCATCTTATCaacacttttacttttactacATGTGGCAAATGGAACAGCAAGTACAACAAATAGTACTAGCAACAAGTTGCccaatataataattataatggcAGATGATATG GGCTTTGATGATGTAAGCTTTCGTGGTGGACGCGAGATCTTGACACCAAACATTGATGCATTGGCCTTTCATGGACGCCTGCTGGACCGACTCTATGCACCTGCTATGTGTACACCCTCCCGTAGCTCGCTACTGAGCGGCAAATACCCCATACACACAG GCACCCAGCACTTTGTAATTAGCAATGAGGAACCCTGGGGACTGCCGCTGAATGTCACGCTTATGCCGAAAATATTTAGAGATGCCGGCTACTCTACCAATTTAATAGGGAAATGGCATTTGGGCTTCGCACGGTCGGAGTACACGCCTACGCAACGTGGTTTTGACTATCACTATGGCTATTGGGGTGGATTCATTGACTATTATCAGCGGCGCtcaaaaatgccaaagaatTACAGCATGGGCTATGATTTCCGACGCAACCTAGAGTTAGAGTGTGCAGAGCGTGGCGTTTATATGACCGATTTGCTGACCAATGAGGCGGAGCGTGTGATTAACGAAAAGTCGGAGAAGCAACAGCCACTGTTCTTGGTACTCAGTCACTTGGCGCCGCACACTGCCAATGCGGATGAGCCGCTGCAAGCGTTAGAAGAGGAATTGGGCAAGTTCCAACACATTAAGAATCCAAATCGACGAAAATATGCAG caatgGTTTCCCGGCTGGATCACAGCGTGGGACGCATCATTAGCGCATTGGCCAAGGCTGAGCAGCTAGAAAATAGCATTGTGATTTTCTACTCGGACAATGGTGCTCCTTCAGCGGGCATGTTTGCCAACAGCGGCTCCAACTGGCCTCTGCGTGGCCAAAAGAATTCGCCTTGGGAAGGCGGGGTGCGTGTAGCCGGCGCAATTTGGAGTCCGTTGCTGCAGGCACGTGGCCAGCTGTTTACACAGCCTTTTTACGTGGGAGACTTTTTGCCTACATTGGCACATGCAGCAGGCATAGAGCTTTCGGAATCTTTGCAACTGGATGGCATTAACTTGTGGCCACAGCTGGCGGGGGCCAAGGATGCCCCCCATGTGCCACGTGAGATCCTGCATAGTCTGGATGACATTTGGAGCGTTAGTTCTTTATCGTTAGGCCAATGGAAATATGTTAACGGCACCACATCGGCGGGTCAGTACGATCAGGTGCTCACTTATCGCGAGCTTGATGAAGTTGATCCCCGCCATCGTCGCTATACCGTCGAGCTACGTAACTCACCCGTCTCTAAAGCCCTAGCACACTACGATCTTCAACGTTTGACACAGGCAAGAATACAGACACAGTTAAAATCAGCTACGGTGCGCTGTGGAGACATGCAGCGTGGTTGCAATGCTCTTATAGAGGAGTGCCTCTTTGACATCAGCGTAGATCCATGTGaaagcaacaatttagtttattcGTCGCGGCACTCGGAGATTTTACTTGCTCTGCGACAGCGCGTACAGCAGTTGAGGAAAAGCGCCTGGACTCCTGCCAATCAACCAAGTGCCCCTTATTCAGATCCCAGCCTGCATCAGTGCGCTTGGGAGACCTTCGATGTGATAAAGCAGGAGTCAg TGCCGCTCGTATGCGATTATAATGGAAACCCCTGCGAATCTATTTGGGGCGGTCAATTTTAA
- the LOC108599624 gene encoding arylsulfatase J isoform X2, translating to MICFRGGREILTPNIDALAFHGRLLDRLYAPAMCTPSRSSLLSGKYPIHTGTQHFVISNEEPWGLPLNVTLMPKIFRDAGYSTNLIGKWHLGFARSEYTPTQRGFDYHYGYWGGFIDYYQRRSKMPKNYSMGYDFRRNLELECAERGVYMTDLLTNEAERVINEKSEKQQPLFLVLSHLAPHTANADEPLQALEEELGKFQHIKNPNRRKYAAMVSRLDHSVGRIISALAKAEQLENSIVIFYSDNGAPSAGMFANSGSNWPLRGQKNSPWEGGVRVAGAIWSPLLQARGQLFTQPFYVGDFLPTLAHAAGIELSESLQLDGINLWPQLAGAKDAPHVPREILHSLDDIWSVSSLSLGQWKYVNGTTSAGQYDQVLTYRELDEVDPRHRRYTVELRNSPVSKALAHYDLQRLTQARIQTQLKSATVRCGDMQRGCNALIEECLFDISVDPCESNNLVYSSRHSEILLALRQRVQQLRKSAWTPANQPSAPYSDPSLHQCAWETFDVIKQESVPLVCDYNGNPCESIWGGQF from the exons ATGATATG CTTTCGTGGTGGACGCGAGATCTTGACACCAAACATTGATGCATTGGCCTTTCATGGACGCCTGCTGGACCGACTCTATGCACCTGCTATGTGTACACCCTCCCGTAGCTCGCTACTGAGCGGCAAATACCCCATACACACAG GCACCCAGCACTTTGTAATTAGCAATGAGGAACCCTGGGGACTGCCGCTGAATGTCACGCTTATGCCGAAAATATTTAGAGATGCCGGCTACTCTACCAATTTAATAGGGAAATGGCATTTGGGCTTCGCACGGTCGGAGTACACGCCTACGCAACGTGGTTTTGACTATCACTATGGCTATTGGGGTGGATTCATTGACTATTATCAGCGGCGCtcaaaaatgccaaagaatTACAGCATGGGCTATGATTTCCGACGCAACCTAGAGTTAGAGTGTGCAGAGCGTGGCGTTTATATGACCGATTTGCTGACCAATGAGGCGGAGCGTGTGATTAACGAAAAGTCGGAGAAGCAACAGCCACTGTTCTTGGTACTCAGTCACTTGGCGCCGCACACTGCCAATGCGGATGAGCCGCTGCAAGCGTTAGAAGAGGAATTGGGCAAGTTCCAACACATTAAGAATCCAAATCGACGAAAATATGCAG caatgGTTTCCCGGCTGGATCACAGCGTGGGACGCATCATTAGCGCATTGGCCAAGGCTGAGCAGCTAGAAAATAGCATTGTGATTTTCTACTCGGACAATGGTGCTCCTTCAGCGGGCATGTTTGCCAACAGCGGCTCCAACTGGCCTCTGCGTGGCCAAAAGAATTCGCCTTGGGAAGGCGGGGTGCGTGTAGCCGGCGCAATTTGGAGTCCGTTGCTGCAGGCACGTGGCCAGCTGTTTACACAGCCTTTTTACGTGGGAGACTTTTTGCCTACATTGGCACATGCAGCAGGCATAGAGCTTTCGGAATCTTTGCAACTGGATGGCATTAACTTGTGGCCACAGCTGGCGGGGGCCAAGGATGCCCCCCATGTGCCACGTGAGATCCTGCATAGTCTGGATGACATTTGGAGCGTTAGTTCTTTATCGTTAGGCCAATGGAAATATGTTAACGGCACCACATCGGCGGGTCAGTACGATCAGGTGCTCACTTATCGCGAGCTTGATGAAGTTGATCCCCGCCATCGTCGCTATACCGTCGAGCTACGTAACTCACCCGTCTCTAAAGCCCTAGCACACTACGATCTTCAACGTTTGACACAGGCAAGAATACAGACACAGTTAAAATCAGCTACGGTGCGCTGTGGAGACATGCAGCGTGGTTGCAATGCTCTTATAGAGGAGTGCCTCTTTGACATCAGCGTAGATCCATGTGaaagcaacaatttagtttattcGTCGCGGCACTCGGAGATTTTACTTGCTCTGCGACAGCGCGTACAGCAGTTGAGGAAAAGCGCCTGGACTCCTGCCAATCAACCAAGTGCCCCTTATTCAGATCCCAGCCTGCATCAGTGCGCTTGGGAGACCTTCGATGTGATAAAGCAGGAGTCAg TGCCGCTCGTATGCGATTATAATGGAAACCCCTGCGAATCTATTTGGGGCGGTCAATTTTAA
- the LOC108599627 gene encoding ubiquitin thioesterase otubain-like, which produces MDSVDSTDANRDDLILKQQREIEKEIIDSTPLVSEQMPVTCLTSEYNGDAVFTAKIQDLSGKYKFIRRTRPDGNCFFRAFAYAYLEYLVTHSAAYESFFKLAEASKDKLITLGFPSFTLEDFHGTFMDVVRRVSPSNTGGSDKVKNDLHVVFNEQGYSDYVIVYLRLITSGKLQEDAEFYQHFIEGDLSIEDFRHQEVEPMFKESDHIHIIALCAALGVGVRVEYLDRGEGTVNAHDFPEGADPMVYLIYRPGHYDILYPK; this is translated from the exons ATGGATTCTGTGGACTCCACTGATGCCAATCGCGacgatttaattttaaagcagcaacgCGAAATCGAAAAGGAG ATTATAGACTCGACTCCCTTGGTGAGTGAGCAAATGCCAGTTACTTGCTTGACTTCAGAATATAACGGAGATGCGGTGTTTACCGCAAAAATACAGGATTTATCAGGAAAATATAAGTTCATACGACGCACGCGCCCAGATGGCAATTGCTTCTTCAGAGCTTTTGCATATGCGTATTTGGAGTATCTAGTCACACATAGCGCTGCCTATGAATCGTTTTTTAAATTGGCCGAGGCTTCCAAGGACAAGTTGATAACGCTGGGCTTTCCCAGCTTTACTCTAGAGGACTTTCATGGAACT TTCATGGATGTTGTAAGACGCGTGAGTCCAAGCAATACCGGTGGCAGTGATAAGgttaaaaatgatttgcatGTAGTGTTCAATGAGCAGGGCTATTCCGATTATGTTATTGTGTATTTGCGACTGATAACCTCAGGTAAACTTCAAGAGGATGCCGAGTtttatcaacattttattgaagGTGATCTCTCCATTGAGGATTTCCGTCACCAAGAAGTTGAGCCCATGTTTAAGGAATCCGATCATATACATATCATAGCCTTATGTGCCGCCTTAGGTGTGGGAGTGCGCGTGGAGTATCTGGACAGAGGCGAAGGTACAGTGAATGCGCACGACTTTCCGGAGGGCGCCGATCCTATGGTTTATCTTATTTACAGACCCGGACATTATGATATACTGTATCCCAAgtga
- the LOC108599625 gene encoding battenin, whose amino-acid sequence MTSSKQQEAEADSEHNPQVVVTPTGATHSIRHDRSLWRDLTAYWILGLCNNYGYVVMLSAAHDIIAQFNDEPEFNEDVDSGRECHLVSTGAILLADVLPSLFVKILMPFFPFWVNVRIAIAVACSAAGFLLVGFANAEWMALLGVIITSASSGIGETTFLAYSSRFNKNVISTWSSGTGGAGVIGSLSYATLRSLNVSPRDTMLIMLIFPAIEAFSFWLLLRRPQVLPVTAVESTEELIRDDKPLVGFKEKMSYIKHLFKYMLPLCLVYFFEYFINQGLFELVYFENIFLDKAAQYRWLNVDYQIGVFISRSSVNIFQLNKIWLMSVFQFINVAYFLTEVIWFYTPTIWLVFVIVLWEGLLGGGAYVNTFYRMSKEIPAGRQQFAMSMVVQSDSYGIALAGFLAIPVHNAICGLPAAVRSVVW is encoded by the exons ATGACGTCCAGCAAGCAGCAGGAAGCTGAGGCGGACAGCGAACATAATCCACAAGTAGTAGTTACTCCAACGGGTGCTACACACAGCATACGCCATGATCGCAGCTTATGGCGAGATCTGACAGCCTACTGGATCTTGGGTTTGTGCAATAATTATGGTTACGTGGTTATGTTAAGTGCAGCGCATGATATAATAGCGCAGTTCAACGATGAG CCAGAGTTTAATGAAGATGTGGACAGTGGACGAGAATGTCATTTGGTATCAACTGGCGCTATATTGCTGGCGGATGTGTTGCCCTCGCTGTTTGTCAAGATACTGATGCCATTTTTCCCATTCTGGGTGAA CGTGCGCATAGCCATCGCTGTGGCTTGCTCAGCGGCAGGATTTCTGTTGGTGGGCTTTGCCAATGCGGAGTGGATGGCGCTGCTGGGAGTGATCATTACCTCAGCTAGCAGTGGTATAGGCGAGACCACCTTTCTGGCCTATTCGTCGCGCTTTAACAA AAATGTCATATCCACTTGGTCATCGGGCACAGGCGGTGCTGGTGTCATTGGCTCCTTGAGCTATGCCACGTTGCGCTCGTTGAATGTCAGTCCACGTGATACAATGCTCATCATGCTGATCTTTCCCGCCATTGAAGCTTTCTCcttctggctgctgctgcgtcggcCGCAAGTGTTGCCTGTCACTGCTGTGGAGTCGACTGAGGAGCTCATTAGAGACGACAAGCCGCTGGTTGGCTTCAAGGAGAAGATGTCCTACATTAAGCATTTGTTCAAGTACATGCTACCTCTATGCCTGGTCTACTTCTTTGAGTACTTCATCAATCAGGGCTTG TTTGAACTGGTTTACTTTGAAAACATCTTCCTGGACAAGGCTGCGCAATATCGCTGGCTCAATGTGGACTATCAGATCGGCGTGTTCATATCACGTTCGTCTGTGAACATCTTCCAGCTAAACAAGATCTGGCTAATGTCTGTATTCCAATTCATCAATGTGGCGTACTTCCTGACCGAAGTCATCTGGTTCTACACGCCCACCATTTGGCTTGTCTTTGTCATAGTGCTGTGGGAGGGTCTGCTGGGCGGCGGCGCCTATGTGAACACATTCTATCGCATGTCCAAAGAGATACCTGCGGGACGGCAGCAGTTCGCCATGTCTATGGTGGTGCAGTCGGACTCTTATGGCATTGCGCTCGCCGGCTTCCTGGCCATACCCGTGCACAATGCCATCTGCGGACTGCCCGCTGCGGTGCGAAGTGTCGTCTGGTGA